DNA sequence from the Devosia lacusdianchii genome:
GGAATGGCGCCACAATCCACCGCCTGCAGCCCAAGCTGCGCGATCGCCGCAGCGCAATCGGCCATGATCTGTGGGCTGGACGGGCGAAAGTCGCGGCCCAGAAATACCTTGCCGCCACCGATCTGCCCCGAGCTTCTCATGTGACACAGGAACGCCGCCGTGTATCGCCGGGCCGCCTGCCACTCGAGTTCGACGGCTAGGCCGCGCAGGCCGCTGGTTCCAAATTTGAGGCTGCTCTGGGACACCGGACAATACTCGCTGCTGCTATTCGCGCTTCATAGGCGATAGTACCGCCGGTACCAATCCACGAAACGCGCCACGCCCTCGGACATTTCGGTGAGCGGAACGTCCCCGATGAGTTGCCGGAGCAGCGTCGGATCAGCCGCGGTATCGCGCGGGTCCCCCGCTTGTAGTGGTAGAAACCGGCGCTCCGCCTTCATGCCCAATGCTGCCTCAATGGCATCCACGAAATCCAGCAGGGGTTGCGGCCGTCCACCGGCGAGGTTCACACACCGATACGGCGCCACAGCTGAAAGAGAATCCCCGTCCACCGGCTGTCCAATGGTCGGCGGACGCCCGATCAGCCGCATCACCGCCTCGATGAGATCATCGACATAGGTGAAGTCCCTCTGCATCTGACCCTGCCCATAAATGTCGATCGGTTGCGCGGCGAGGATCGCCGCAACGAACTTGAACAGAGCCATGTCCGGTCGCCCCCAAGGCCCGTAGACAGTGAAAAAGCGCAGGCTGGTCGACGGAATGGCCCAGAGATGGGAATAGGCATGCACCATTGCCTCTCCGCCCTTCTTGGTCGCGGCATAGAAGGACAGCGGCAGGTCGGCGCTGTGCAGCTCCGAAAATGGCGCCTGCTGGTTGCCACCATAGACCGAACTCGAAGACGCGAACAGAAAATGCCGCGGCGGCAATGCCCGCACCGCTTCCAGCAGGTTGGCCGTCCCCACCAGATTGGCTTGGACATAGCTTGCCGGCTGCTCCAGGCTGTAGCGTACGCCCGCCTGTGCCGCGAGGTGCACCACGATCTCGGCATCGGCGCCTTCCAGCGATTGCCGCAATAGCTGGGCGTCTTCGACCCTGCCCTCGATGAGAGTGAAGCGCTCGTAGCCCGCCAGTTCACCCAGCCGGGCGCGCTTCAGCGACACGTCGTAATAGTCGGTGAGCCCATCAAAGCCGGTAACGCTGTGCCCCTCGTCGAGCAACCGCCGCGCCAGGTGATATCCTATGAACCCGGCGGTTCCGGTAACGAACACATTCATTCAGCAGCCTCTTGCGGGACGACGGGCCGCCCGACACTGACATAGCGCAGCCCATGGCGCGTGATTTCATCGGCACGATAGACGTTACGGAGGTCGACGAACACATCGCCACCCATCTGGCTGCGCAACCGGGCGACATCGAGCGATCGGAAGGCATTCCACTCCGTCACCAGCACCAGCAGCGCTACGCCCTCCGCAGCCTCGTAGGCATCTCCAACCACCGTCAGTGCTGGCAACTGTGCCTTTGCGGCCGCCGCTCCCGCCGGGTCATACGCGATCACCTCTGCGCCAGACTCCAGCAGCATGCGGGCAATGGCGACGGCCGGCGATTCCCTGATATCATCGGTCTCCGGCTTAAACGTCAGCCCCAACAGCCCAATTCGCCGCCCAGCAACATCGCCGCCGCAGGCCTCAACAATCTTGCCGACCATAGCCAGCTGCCGCTCAGCATTGACGGCGATCGTGGCCTCCACCAGTCGCATCGGCAGGCCAAAATTGCGGCCCGTGGCCAGCAAGGCCCGCGTATCCTTGGGGAAGCACGACCCGCCATAGCCGGGCCCGGCATTGAGGAACTTCGGCCCAATCCGCCGATCGAGCCCCAGCCCCCGTGCAATATCCTGCACATTGCCACCCGAGGCCTCGCACAGGTCCGCCATCTCGTTGATGAAGGTAACCTTCATCGCCAGGAACGCGTTGGCGGCATATTTGGTGATCTCCGCACTGCGGCGGCTGGTGAACAGAATGGGCGCTTGGTTGAGGTAAAGCGGCCGATAGACCTCCGCCATCACGGCCCGCGCGCGCTCGTCCTCGACCCCGATGATGATGCGGTCTGGTCGCTTGAAATCGTCGATTGCCGCGCCCTCCCGCATGAATTCGGGATTGGAGACAACGGCAATGTCATCTCCCTGCCGCGCCAACCGCACCACGCCGGCGACATGATCCCCCGTCCCGACCGGCACGGTGGACTTAACCGCAATCACCGCGTCCGGCCTCAGCCATGGCGCAATGCCCAGGGCAGCGGCGTGGACGAAGCTGAGATCGGCCTCGCCATCCTCGCCACGAGTCGGCGTACCCACGGCCAGAAACACCACATCGGCCGTTGCCACGGCGCCATTGGCATCGGTTGTGAACGACAGCCGCCCCGCCGCCAGGTTGGTGGCCAGCAACTGGTCCAGACCCGGCTCGTAGATCGGTGATTTGCCGGTCATCAGTTGGGCGACGCGATCCTCGTCGATATCAACGCAAGTGACCCGGTGGCCGAAATCGGCAAAGCAGGCCCCTGCAACGAGCCCGACATATCCGGCTCCGATCATGACGATGTTCATTGGCCGACTCTCCTGTTCGACCGCGCCATCAGTCCACGTCAGGCTTGACGCTGCGATGACGCTTGGTGACGCTGCGAATGGCCTTGCCCTCGAGGCGCCGTTGCTTGGACGCCAGCGTCGGCCTGGTCGCTACGCGGGCCTTCGGGGCATAGGCACCGGCCACCAGCAGGCCCACCAGCCGTTCCAGCGCATCGGCGCGGTTCATCGGTTGGTCCCGGTGACTGTTGGCGGCGATGATCAGAATGCCATCCTTGGTCAGTCGCCGCCCGGCCAGCGTCGCCACGCGCCGTTTCATGGCTTCGGGAATATTGGGCGACGCCATGAGGTTGAACCTCAATTGCACCGCACTCGACACTTTGTTGACGTTCTGCCCGCCCGGCCCGGCTGAGCGCACGAATGTTTCTTCGATCTCGCCGGGATCGATGGAAATGGAGCGGGTGATGACAATGGGATCAGCCATCCCCGCCCCTTCCTAGTTCCGGTAGCGACCCGCGAAGATGATCTCACCCTCGTGGATCGTCAGGCCCTTGATGGTCGCGCGGTACTTGCCCGGCAGGCCTTCCGCCTCGATCACCCAGCCCTTCTTCAGCATGCCGGCAAAGACCTTTTCACCGATATCCTTGAAGTCGCCGGGTCCAAGCGCATTGTCCTCACCCAGATGGGTGAGGGCCTTGATTTCGCGATTGGACGGACGTTGCGGCACGGTTCAGGCCGCCTTCGCCTTGAGATCGGGTGCGGTCGCTTCGGCCATGAGCGCCACAAGGGCATCCATGAACGGCTCGACTTTCTGGCCTTCGGCGCCGAGCCGGCGGACCGATACAGTCCCCTCCTCGGCCTCACGCTTGCCGACCACGAACATCAGCGGCACTTTGCCGACCGAGTGCTCGCGCACCTTGTAGTTGATCTTCTCGTTGCGCGCGTCGAGTTCGGCACGGATGCCGGCGGCCTTGAGCTGTTTCACCAGCTTTTCAGCATAGTCATCCGCTTCCGACACGATGGTCGCGACGACCACCTGGGTTGGTGCCAGCCACATCGGCATCTTGCCGGCATAGCTCTCGATCATCATGCCGATGAACCGCTCGAGCGACCCAAGAATCGCACGATGCAGCATGACCACATACTGACGTGAACCGTCCTCGGCGACATAGGTCGCGTCCAGACGTTCCGGCAGCACGTAATCGAGCTGCAGCGTTCCCACCTGCCACGAACGCCCAATGGCATCCTTGAGGTGGAATTCCAGCTTGGGCGCGTAGAAAGCGCCCTCACCCTCGGCGATCTCGAAATCATAGCCGGTCGCGCGCAGGGCATCGCCCAGCGCCTTCTCGGCCGCGTCCCAGCGCTCGATCGTGCCGCCGAACTTCTCCGGCCGCGTAGCGAGCTTGATGACGACATTCTCGAAACCCATGTGGCCATAGACCGAATAGAGCAGATGCACGAAATGCTCGGTTTCGCTCTGAATCTGGTCTTCACGGCAGAAAATATGCGCGTCGTCCTGCGTCATCTGGCGAACGCGCATGAGCCCGTGCAGAGCACCATGCGCTTCGTTACGATGGCAGCAACCGAACTCGGCCATGCGCAGCGGCAGGTCGCGATAGCTCTTGATGCCCTGGTTGAAGATCTGGATATGGGCCGGGCAGTTCATCGGCTTGAGCGCCATCAGGTCGCCCTTGCCGCTCAAGACCGGGCCTTCCTCTTCCGTACCGGGCACTTCGTCAGGCACCACGAACATGTTTTCGCGGTACTTGCCCCAGTGGCCGGACGCCTCCCAGAACTTCGAGCTCATCAGCTGAGGCGTCTTCACCTCGACATAGCCGGACGAGTTCAGACGGCGGCGGATATACGCCTCCATCTGATTGTAGAGCACATAGCCCTTGGGGTGCCAGAACACCGAACCCTGCGCTTCCGGCTGGAAATGGTACAGGTCCATCTCCTGACCGATCTTGCGGTGGTCGCGCTTCTCGGCCTCCTCCATCATGTGGAGATAGGCATCCAGCTCTTCCTTGGTCGCAAAGGCCGTGCCGTATATGCGGCTTAGCACCGGATTGTTGCTGTCGCCACGCCAATAGGCGCCGGCCACCTTGGTCAGCTTGAACGCCGTGCCAACATCCTTGACCGTGCGCATATGCGGACCACGGCAGAGGTCGATCCACTGACCTTGCTTGTACATCTTGAGCGACTGGTCAGCCGGAATGGCATCGACCAGTTCGACCTTGAAGGCCTCGCCCTTGGTGCGGAAGAAGTCCTTGGCCTGGTCGCGCGTCCAGATTTCTTTGGTGAAGGCCGCCCCACGATCGATAATTTCGGCCATCTTCTTCTCGATGACCGGGAAGTCCTCTTCCGAGAACGGCACGTCACGCTTGAAGTCGTAATAGAAGCCGTTTTCGATCACCGGGCCGATCGTCACCTGCGTGCCGGGCCACAGCTCCTGCACCGCCTCGGCGAGCACGTGCGCCGTGTCGTGCCGGATCAGCTCCAGAACGTCCTTGGACCCACTGTCGCGCGTAACGAACTCGATCTTGCCGTCTTCTTCCAGCGCGTCCGACAGGTCGGAAAGCACGCCGTTCCAGCGCATGGCCACCGTCTTCTTGGCGAGGCTCTTGGAGATACCTTCGACCACGGTGGTCCCGGTGGTGCCACGCGCATAGTCGCGAGCTGCACCGTCGGGGAACGTCACCTTGATCGTCATTTTAGGTCTCCAGAAATTGGGATTGCTGTTTGCAATTTGCAAACAAGGCGGCCTGTCTAGCACGGTTTCCAAGCAATTCCAGCAGCCGAGGCTGGCAAAAGCACAATGCTCGCCAACAACCGGCCGTCACGGGACCGTCTACTTCCAGCGCCCATAGCGCCAAGGTGCATACCACCGCCCGCGCTCGACCACGGCCTCCGGCACCGGATCATAGCCATGTGTGCCGCCCGGACGGCAGCGCCAGATGCGAGCCAGGCCCATCCACCCGCCCGGCCAGAAGCCAAAGCGCCAGATTGAGTCCCGCGTGTACTCCGAACATGTCGGCAGGTGGCGGCAATTGCGCCCCATAAACATCGACAGCGTGTAGCGGTAGACGGTGATCAGCAGCACCGCCGCGGATTTGAACGGCAGGTCCACCACTCGCCAGAAGAAGCCGATGACTCGATCCATCAGCGCGCGGCCGTAACCGATTCCGCGGATTCGATTTTTTCCAACGCCTCAACCACCGCATCAAACACCAGCAGCGTCGACATATGGCGGGCGCGATACTCCCGCACCGGTTCCAGATAACCGAGATCGCTCCACCTGCCCGCAGGCGGCACGCCGTTTTCTTTCAGCATGGCATGCATCTGCTGACGAACCTGGCGGAACTCATCAATCGGCGTTCCGACAATCTCGCGCGCGACCACGGCCGCCGAGGTCTGCCCGAGCGCGCAGGCCGATATATCGTGCCCATAAGCCACGATGGCACCATCGCGCACGGTCACGTCGACCTCGACCACAGACCCGCACACCCGGCTTACCTTCCGTGCGCTGGCATCCGGGGTCGCCAGTCGCCCGGGCTGCCGCGCGTTTCCGGCAAGGTCGAGGATCTTCTGGGAATAGAGATCGCTAAGTTCCATAAAACGCACAATTCTGTTTCTTGTGACTGTCGCCACCGCCCCCTATATAGGTCGTCCTAGCCGGACTGTCAGGTTGTGTCGCAATTTGCAGTCGTCAAACGTCATGGTTTCGAAGAATGACCAGACGCAAGGAACCACTTCGATGGATGCTCGTACCAAGCCCCTGGGCGCCGTGACCACCTCGACTGCTGTATTCCCTCGGCCAACCCAGGAAGAAGCGGAAGCCGCAGTACGCACGCTCTTGGCATGGGCTGGCGATGATCCGACCCGCGAGGGCCTGCTCGAAACGCCCGGCCGCGTCACGCGTGCCTTTGGCGAATTCTTTGCCGGTTACGAGCAGGACCCCAAGGCCATCCTCTCCAAGACCTTTCGGGAAGTCGGCGGCTATGACGATATCGTCCTGGTCAAGGACATCCCGTTCAGCTCGCATTGCGAGCATCACATGGTCCCGTTCGTGGGCAAGGCCCACATCGCCTACCTGCCACATGACGGCGTTGTCGGCCTGTCCAAACTGGCTCGGCTCGTCGAGGTCTTCTCCCGCCGCCTGCAGACGCAGGAAAACCTGACAGCGCAGATCATCGACGCCATCAACGAACATCTTGGGCCACGCGGCGCTGCGGTCATGCTGGAAGCCGAGCATATGTGCATGTCGATGCGCGGTGTGCGGGCTCATGGTGCCTCGACGATCACCCACCGTTTCACCGGCGTTTTCGCCGAAGATCGTGTGGAGCAGGACCGCTTCTTCGCGATGATCGACCGCCGCTGACAGCAATCGCGATCAAGCCCGGCATAGGCTAAGCTGGCATTTCGGACCATCAAAAGCCGAGCCGCCATGCAGTCCATCGAACGCGCCATTTGGTTCATCGAAACCCGCTTTGCCGACGAGATCACCCTCGACGAGATCGCAGCAGTTGGCGGCATTTCGCGGTTCCACCTGTCGCGCAGCTTCGCCACCATTACTGGTCTGCCGGTCATGGCCTATGTCCGCGGCCGGCGCCTGACCCTGGCAGCCCATAAGCTGCTGGCCGGCGCGCCCGACATTCTCGCGGTGGCCCTGGATGTCGGCTACAACTCGCATGAGGCATTCACCCGTGCCTTTCGCGACCACTTCGGCCAGACACCCGATCAGCTACGCACCCACGGCATCGCTGACCCCGGCCTGCTGGTCGAACCGCTGCGACTGGACGAAACCCTGCTCGTCGACCTGCCCCGGCCCCGCATCGAGGATGCCGCCCCCCTGCGCATAGCCGGCTTTGGCGAGCGCTACACCTTCAGCACCAACCAGGGCATCCCGGCCCTCTGGCAGAAGTTCATGCCCTATATCGGCCACATGCCGGGCCAGCGCGGCGACGTGACCTACGGCGTCGCCGCCGATTTCGAGGAAGATTGTAGCTTCGGCTACGTCGCTGGCGTGGAGGTATCGCCCACCGCCGAGCTCGACGAGGGCATGGCCTATATCGACATCCCGGCCCAGCGCTACGCTGTCTTCGCCCATTCGGGCCACATCTCGACCATGCGGCGCACCGCCTACTCCATTTGGGCGCAGTACTTTCCCTCGAGTGAACTGATACCCACCGGCGGCCCGAACTTCGAACGCTATGGCGCCGCCCATGACCCTGTCACCGGCTACGGGATGGTCGAGGTGTGGGTGCCGATTGCGCTCTGAGCCGATGCGGCGCTACAACGCCAGCATGACAATCACCTTCGCCGATCCCACCGCGCTCACCCACGAGCAACTCGAAGAAGGCACCGCCTTCGCCCCGCGTTTCGACGCTGCTGGCCTCGTGACTGTCGTCACTACCGAGGCCGGCACCAACGAAGTGCTGATGCTGGCCCACATGAACGCCGAAGCTCTCTCGCTGACCCTGGAAACCGGCATCGCCCATTACTGGTCGCGCTCGCGCGGCAAGCTCTGGAAAAAGGGCGAGACCTCGGGAGAATTGCAGGAGGTCGTCGAACTCCGCACCGATTGCGACCAGGACGCCATCGTACTGGTGGTCAACCAGACCGGCCGCGGCGCTGCCTGCCACACCGGCCGCAAGTCATGCTTCTATCGCCGGGCTTCGGTGACACAGGGCGAAGCGAGCCTCGACGACATCGGCCTGCCCCGCCTGTTCGATCCCCATGCCGTCTACGGCTGCTAGCTGCGCCGCTCGAACAGACCAACCATGAGTATGCCGGCGAAGAACCCGCCCAGGTGGGCCTGCCAGGCAACACCGACTTCAGCGCCGGTAAACAATGGCAGCAACGGAACCGCCGCGTTCAGCACCACCCAGATCAGGATGAACATGCGCGCCCGGTTGTCCTGCCATAGATCGCCAAAGCTCGCCAGATTGCGCCCCACCACCACGCGCTGACCCGTTTCCGGATCCTGGGCGACGATGACAGGCTGAAAAATGAATCGCACCGCGGCGCCTGTGAGCCCGGCCACGCCGCCGGATGCCCCGATCAGGTATGCGCCGGTGTAAAGCGTCGTCGCCGCAAAGAACGCCGCGCCCGCCGCCGCCGAAACAAAGAAGATCGCCAGCATCGGCCCTGCCCCATACCGCCGGGAAACGGGCGTCGCGAAAATCGCAAACCAGGCGGCATTGACCAGCAGGTGATCCCATCCGCCATGCAGCAGCGCGTGGCTGAATGGCGTCCAGATAAGCGGCACCGCCAGCGAAATGTCATCGCCCGCAGCCACGATTCGCAGCGGCAGGAAGGCGAACCACGTGACCAGCTGGTTGAGTCCTTGCTGGTTAAGAACCAAGGTTGACGCAAGATGAACGGCCGCCAGCACCCCAATTACGGCCGTTACCGCGCCAGGCAACAGGAAGACCGGCTCGCGCTGCGCCGGGCCCGGATTCACCGGCGCCCCACCTTGTTCACTCATCACTTCGCTCCGACTCGCTGGCGGTCCGTGCCTTCCAGCCTTCTTTTCCACATTGGGACAGCGCCGTTAACCTTAACTATTCTTTAAGGGCGCTTTTGCCCCCCGCATTTGTCAATGTTGGCGGGAGGCGACGGCATTCCACGGGGAGGATGCTGGCGCGATTTGGCGGGTCACGACAAGAATGCAAAAAACGAGCACCAGAACGCTCTATGACTACTGGAATTCTATCCGTGGCTCGCGCAGCGCGCCCGAGCGGAAGGATATCGACCCGACGCGCATTCGCGAGGCTCTCGCCAATACCTTCATCCTCGAACTCGACGAGAGCGAGAAGTTCTCCTTCCGATTGGCCGGGTCGCACCTTTGCACCAGCTATTGTCGCGAGCTCAAAGGTCGCTCGTTCTCTGCACTCTGGCACGAGCGCGACAGTGATGCGATGGAAACCCTTATCCGCGCCGTCACTGAAGACCATGCCGTTGCGCTGGTCACCTTCCAGGGCACCACTGCTGTCCACACCAAGGTGAGCTTCGAAACGATACTGATGCCCCTGCGGCACAACGGCTCCACCCACACCCGCCTTCTGGGCGCGATGACCGCACTCGACGAGCCCTATTGGCTCGGAGTCCAGCCCATCATGGAACAGCGCATCACTGGTCTCCGCCTGATCTGGCCCGATGATGTGGCCCTCGAGGATGGCGTCCGCGAAGTGGCGACCAAGGTGGTCAACGACGTGACCTTTGCCCATCACACCCCCACCGCCATGCCTGCCACGGTCTATGGCCGCAGTGCCCGCCGCTACGCCCATCTGGCCGTGATCGACGGCGGCCGTCAGTAACTGTACTGATAACGCAAAGCTGGCAATTTGCGCGGCTGCCGCTGCGCAAATGCCCGTAGCCCATCACTATGCGTTAACCAAGACCGTCTAGCTTGTTGTTGAAAACGTAACGGCTTCAGCGGTCAGGCGAATGCTCAGCGACGACATCCCATCCCCGCAGTTCATCGCCCCTGCCCGCACCCGCGCCGAACCCAACCGCTTTCAGCGCGTCAAAGTGTCGGTTCTGGGCCGCTACATGCTGGCCGACCGTCGCGAGTTTCCGTGCCAGATCATCGAGATGTCGCCCGGCGACGCCATGGTAATCGCGCCGGTGACCGGCATTGTCGGTGAAAAGGTCATCGTCTACGTCGATCACATCGGCCGTGTCGAAGGCACGCTTCTCAGCCAGATGGACGGCGGCTTCACCATGGATATCGCCGCCTCGCCGCGCAAGCGCGACAAGATGGCGGCGCAGCTCACCTGGCTCGCCAACAAGGATGTCCTCAACCTGCCCGAGGACCGCCGGCACGAACGCGTCGTACCCGACATCCGCCATTCCACCGTCGTGCTGGATGATGGCCGCCGCTACAATTGCAAGATCATCGACATCTCGCTGTCGGGCGCCGCAGTCGAGCTCGACGTTCGACCGGCGATGGGCACGCCGATTACCCTGGGCCGCATGCGCGCCCGCGTCGTTCGTCACTTCCAGAACGGCGTCGGCGTCGAGTTCGCCTCGGCCCAGGAAATGCTCACGGTCGTGCAGCAGAACCTGCGGATGAACTGATCCGGCTCGCCGGTTACCATCACACACCATCGTCAGTAGCCGCTCGGTTTGACATCGGTTATGACCGAACCATGACAGCGCTGCGTGCCTCCTCGATCGCTACCATTGCCGCCACTTTCCTGGCGTTCGGCTCTCCCCAGGGCGCCTTTTCCGACGGTCGTGGCGACTGGGATGGCTATGCCTGGCAGAAAATCGCCATCGCCGACTGCCAGACCTCCGAAGCAACGCTCACCTGCCCGACCTATCGACAAAAGTGGGACTGGAAGCGCGATCAATGGGTCGAGGTCAACCTGACCTTCGATCTCGCCGCAGGCAGGCTGAGCCTGAGCCAGAGGCTCACCGACAATGATGCGCATGACGACGACTATGTCTGCGTCACCGCGCTGGTGACCGATGCCTCGGGCAGCGACATCGCCGCCCACCACCAGAACTGGTACATGGCCGACGGCACGACGATCGAGCGCGACTTCACCTATGCCTCGTCGCACTTCGCCGAGGCGGCGACGATCTATATCGGCTCCAAGCAATGCCGTGACGGCGCCGAGCAAGATGACGACGTATACGCCCAGGTCCTTGCCGGAATCCGCAACTGAGCCATCCGCGCCAAGTGCCTGGCCCGCATGGTTAATCGTTCAAGAATTCAATCGATAAAACACGCATAAAAACTGCGTTGCAGTTTTTCTATCGGGGCAAGTCGCCCTCTCTAACGTGGTCTCCATCAGGGAGATCACACTATGCATTCGAACAAGAAGGGACCGGGAGCTGCACTGTTTGGCGCCATGCTGGCGCTGCTCGCAATCGCCGCTCCGGCCCAGGCGCTTGACACGACCAATGTCGCTTTCGTGCAGACCGGCATCGAGAACACCAGCATTCCCGTCGGCCACGCCGAGTTCTGCAAATCCCGCCCGTCGGAATGCGCTCCGAATAGCGAGATCGTGCCGGCCGTGTCGCTCACCGAGGGCCTGTGGCAGCAATTGCTCACGGTCAACGCCTCGGTGAACCAGGCCGTCGTCCCCGTCACCGACCAGAACCTCTATCAGGTCGCCGAATTCTGGACCTATCCCAATGGCTACGGCGATTGCGAAGACTACGTGCTGGCCAAGCGCCGCACCCTGATCGACGCCGGATGGCCCGCCAGCGCCCTGCTGATCGCTGTGGTCAAGCAGGCCAGCGGCGAAGGACATGCCGTGCTCATGGTCCGCACCGACCGTGGTGATCTGGTGCTCGACAATCAGGTCGGCTCGATCGACCTGTGGAGCAGCACGCCCTACCAGTATGTCAAGCGCCAGTCGCAGGCCGACGCCGGCAAGTGGGTCGACATGCTCGACACTCGTGAGACCGTCACCGCAACCGCCGCTATCAAGTGATACAGTTTCCGGACCCCGCCCAAAGCCTATCCCTGATAGGGGTCTGATGAATGAGGCCAGCTTCGGTTCCGAAGCTGGCCTCATTGCTTTTGGCGCATAGCGCTACCGGGTGACGTCCGGCAGCAAGCGCGCCTTAATATCGAATGGCGACGTAGGCGCCCATGAACAGCAGGCCAGTAACGAACGCCCAGCCAAAGGCCACGATGGCCGACACCAGCGCTGACGTCGTCGATATGGTGCCGTCTTCCTCCGTCCGCCAGCCGAGCTGCAGCATGATGTATGGCCCGCAGAGAAAGCTCATGGCCAGGTTGCCCATCGACCCGACAAACGTCTTGCCGTCATAGCGCAGCATGGCCTGTTGCTTGGCGAGCCACTGGTAGAGGTGGGTGCCTGCTCCGGCGATGCACAGGCCGACGCCTATCAAGAAGGCTGCCAGCAGCAATTCCTTGGTCATGCCGATCCGTCCCCGCCGCCTGCGCGCCCAATGTTAACCCTTCATTAAGCATAATGACCGCCCAATTGCCTGTCACCTCTCCTTGGCGAATCTGGTTAACGCTGGCGATGAATCCACAATCTGCCCCGGCGAACGAACGTCAGCCGCCCCACTCGCTGGCCTACAACCTGGCCGGCATAGCCGTGATCGTCATGCTGCTGGCCGTGGGGGCTGCCTATCTCGTTGACGAATTGGGACGCCGCGACCGTGCCGTGGCGCCCACGCTCGAGGACGGAAAACCGATCGTCCAGACCATCGGAGGGCGCGAATTGACCATTCCCGCCGCGTGGTTCCGCTATGATGGCCAATTGCACGACGGCTTCACCGACCAGATCGATCTGCGGGTGATGTTCACACCCGCGGACGGCGCCGCAATTCCCGTGGACGTGACCCTATTGCCGCGCAGCCGCGCCCGCGCCAGCAGTGCCCTGCTCGACGGCGTCTATCTGCATCAGTTCAATGATGAAACGCTGAGCGGTGTACCCGGCCTCGTGGGCAAGCCCATGGGCGGTGGTAGCGGCTATTCAGGCGAGACCGTCTGGTATGACGCAATTTCACCAAACCCGTTCGTCGCCAAATGCATGGATGCGGTGGAGCCTGAGGGTGCCGCGAAATGCGTGCGTACCGTCTATCTGCCCAGCGGCATCGCCGCCATTTACGCCTTCGACGCCACGGTTCTGCAATCGTGGCGTCAGTTCGATCCCGAAATGGAGCGATGGCTCGCCCCAATCGGTGCGTGGTGAAATCGCTTAGCTGACTTCGTCGAGGTCGATATCGAGGATCGACATGTTGAAGATGTAGGACTTGTCGCCATCCTCGTCGTCCACATGGATCAGCCCGATCGACTCATCGCCGATGAACACTTCGACGGAATCGTTGAGCTTGGCGCGCGGCCGCACGTCGATATTGCGGTTGTTGAACTTGAGTTGCAGGAACTTCTGCAGCTTGATGATCTCGGGATGGTTCACTGTCTTGTCCTGCTGTTTCGTTGAGCCGGCAATCTAGTCAGCAATCAAACGCATACAACCCCCAAAGAGGTGCATTTTAGCGGTGAGAACCGCCCATATCTGGTTGTTGCGGTTCGCGCGATCAAGCGTTGAGGTCGTGCACCAGCACCATCTGGTCCATCACCAGAGCCGGCTGGGCGCAACCGGCTTCGCCGATAACCTTGGCAGGCACGCCCGCCACGGTCACGCGCGGCGGCACTTCCTTGAGCACCACCGAGCCCGCGCCGATGCGAGAGCAGTCGCCGATCCTGATATTGCCCAATACCTTGGCGCCCGCGCCGATCAACACGCCATTGCCGATCTTGGGGTGCCGGTCCTGGTCGGACTTGCCAGTGCCGCCCAGCGTCACGTTCTGCAGCATGGAGACATTGTCTCCAACCACTGCTGTCTCGCCGATGACGAGACCGGTGCCGTGGTC
Encoded proteins:
- a CDS encoding NAD-dependent epimerase/dehydratase family protein gives rise to the protein MNVFVTGTAGFIGYHLARRLLDEGHSVTGFDGLTDYYDVSLKRARLGELAGYERFTLIEGRVEDAQLLRQSLEGADAEIVVHLAAQAGVRYSLEQPASYVQANLVGTANLLEAVRALPPRHFLFASSSSVYGGNQQAPFSELHSADLPLSFYAATKKGGEAMVHAYSHLWAIPSTSLRFFTVYGPWGRPDMALFKFVAAILAAQPIDIYGQGQMQRDFTYVDDLIEAVMRLIGRPPTIGQPVDGDSLSAVAPYRCVNLAGGRPQPLLDFVDAIEAALGMKAERRFLPLQAGDPRDTAADPTLLRQLIGDVPLTEMSEGVARFVDWYRRYYRL
- the thrS gene encoding threonine--tRNA ligase gives rise to the protein MTIKVTFPDGAARDYARGTTGTTVVEGISKSLAKKTVAMRWNGVLSDLSDALEEDGKIEFVTRDSGSKDVLELIRHDTAHVLAEAVQELWPGTQVTIGPVIENGFYYDFKRDVPFSEEDFPVIEKKMAEIIDRGAAFTKEIWTRDQAKDFFRTKGEAFKVELVDAIPADQSLKMYKQGQWIDLCRGPHMRTVKDVGTAFKLTKVAGAYWRGDSNNPVLSRIYGTAFATKEELDAYLHMMEEAEKRDHRKIGQEMDLYHFQPEAQGSVFWHPKGYVLYNQMEAYIRRRLNSSGYVEVKTPQLMSSKFWEASGHWGKYRENMFVVPDEVPGTEEEGPVLSGKGDLMALKPMNCPAHIQIFNQGIKSYRDLPLRMAEFGCCHRNEAHGALHGLMRVRQMTQDDAHIFCREDQIQSETEHFVHLLYSVYGHMGFENVVIKLATRPEKFGGTIERWDAAEKALGDALRATGYDFEIAEGEGAFYAPKLEFHLKDAIGRSWQVGTLQLDYVLPERLDATYVAEDGSRQYVVMLHRAILGSLERFIGMMIESYAGKMPMWLAPTQVVVATIVSEADDYAEKLVKQLKAAGIRAELDARNEKINYKVREHSVGKVPLMFVVGKREAEEGTVSVRRLGAEGQKVEPFMDALVALMAEATAPDLKAKAA
- the arfB gene encoding alternative ribosome rescue aminoacyl-tRNA hydrolase ArfB; this translates as MADPIVITRSISIDPGEIEETFVRSAGPGGQNVNKVSSAVQLRFNLMASPNIPEAMKRRVATLAGRRLTKDGILIIAANSHRDQPMNRADALERLVGLLVAGAYAPKARVATRPTLASKQRRLEGKAIRSVTKRHRSVKPDVD
- the yidD gene encoding membrane protein insertion efficiency factor YidD, with amino-acid sequence MDRVIGFFWRVVDLPFKSAAVLLITVYRYTLSMFMGRNCRHLPTCSEYTRDSIWRFGFWPGGWMGLARIWRCRPGGTHGYDPVPEAVVERGRWYAPWRYGRWK
- a CDS encoding UDP-glucose dehydrogenase family protein; translated protein: MNIVMIGAGYVGLVAGACFADFGHRVTCVDIDEDRVAQLMTGKSPIYEPGLDQLLATNLAAGRLSFTTDANGAVATADVVFLAVGTPTRGEDGEADLSFVHAAALGIAPWLRPDAVIAVKSTVPVGTGDHVAGVVRLARQGDDIAVVSNPEFMREGAAIDDFKRPDRIIIGVEDERARAVMAEVYRPLYLNQAPILFTSRRSAEITKYAANAFLAMKVTFINEMADLCEASGGNVQDIARGLGLDRRIGPKFLNAGPGYGGSCFPKDTRALLATGRNFGLPMRLVEATIAVNAERQLAMVGKIVEACGGDVAGRRIGLLGLTFKPETDDIRESPAVAIARMLLESGAEVIAYDPAGAAAAKAQLPALTVVGDAYEAAEGVALLVLVTEWNAFRSLDVARLRSQMGGDVFVDLRNVYRADEITRHGLRYVSVGRPVVPQEAAE